In the Ruminococcus sp. OA3 genome, one interval contains:
- a CDS encoding aldo/keto reductase has translation MSGIDLAQGVNGKVPAIRLNSGYDMPVVGLGTYSLRGAVCVNAVCTALQRGYRMIDTACFYGNEREVGEGIRKSGVPRSETFAITKLYPNQYGHAARAIEEALDKLGIGYIDMMLLHHPASNDVVAYKAIEQAVRDGKVRSAGISCYYIQETDAFVPKVALKPALIQNEIHPYYQDSSVVKHIQGLDIVVQGWYPLGGRGFTEPLLNNKVLCEIVAAHQKSPAQVILRWNLQKGVVVIPGSSNGEHIRENISIFDFTLTDEEMERVAALNKNEKHDWY, from the coding sequence ATGAGTGGTATTGATCTTGCACAGGGTGTAAATGGGAAGGTTCCTGCCATCAGGCTGAACAGCGGCTATGATATGCCCGTTGTAGGTCTTGGAACATACAGCCTGCGCGGCGCTGTTTGTGTGAATGCCGTATGTACTGCGCTCCAAAGAGGCTACCGCATGATTGACACTGCCTGTTTTTACGGAAATGAGCGTGAGGTTGGCGAGGGAATCAGAAAATCGGGTGTGCCACGCTCCGAAACTTTCGCGATTACCAAGCTGTATCCCAATCAATACGGTCATGCAGCCAGAGCCATAGAAGAGGCATTGGATAAACTGGGCATCGGTTATATTGATATGATGCTTCTGCACCATCCCGCTTCAAACGATGTGGTGGCTTACAAAGCGATAGAGCAGGCGGTGCGGGATGGCAAGGTTCGCTCTGCCGGGATATCCTGCTATTACATTCAGGAGACGGATGCGTTTGTTCCCAAAGTGGCATTAAAGCCTGCGCTGATTCAAAACGAAATCCACCCGTATTATCAGGACAGCAGTGTGGTAAAGCACATACAAGGACTGGATATTGTTGTACAGGGCTGGTATCCGCTGGGCGGACGAGGATTTACGGAACCGCTTTTGAATAACAAAGTCCTTTGTGAGATTGTCGCAGCCCACCAAAAATCTCCGGCGCAAGTGATTTTGCGGTGGAATCTGCAAAAGGGTGTAGTTGTGATACCCGGCTCCAGTAACGGGGAACATATTCGTGAGAATATCTCAATTTTTGATTTTACACTTACAGATGAGGAAATGGAGCGGGTTGCAGCTTTGAACAAAAATGAAAAACATGATTGGTATTGA
- a CDS encoding flavodoxin, with amino-acid sequence MKTLIAYFSYMGNTKGIARQIQEQTGGTLFEIKPSIPYSEDYDTTERQGRRETSERYRPKLAGQAVDLAAYDTILLGTPNWFNTMAPPVASFLTENEFAGKKIALFCTNGGGGLGHIVADIRTLCKDSEILDSLNIYEDGGTGAKAKISDWLKKNGLTQ; translated from the coding sequence ATGAAAACTTTAATTGCTTATTTTTCTTATATGGGAAACACAAAAGGTATTGCGCGGCAGATTCAGGAGCAGACCGGCGGCACGCTGTTTGAGATAAAGCCATCAATCCCTTATTCCGAGGATTACGACACTACGGAGCGGCAGGGACGCAGGGAAACCAGTGAAAGATATCGCCCTAAACTGGCGGGGCAGGCAGTAGATTTAGCTGCCTATGACACCATTCTTCTTGGCACACCCAACTGGTTTAACACGATGGCTCCGCCGGTTGCCAGCTTTTTGACGGAGAATGAATTTGCAGGTAAGAAAATTGCACTGTTCTGTACCAACGGCGGCGGAGGCTTAGGGCATATTGTGGCTGATATCCGGACGCTTTGTAAAGACTCGGAAATTCTTGACAGCCTGAACATCTATGAGGATGGCGGCACAGGCGCTAAGGCTAAAATTTCCGACTGGCTGAAAAAGAACGGCTTAACACAGTAA
- a CDS encoding NAD(P)-binding protein: protein MSRLMIATKSTAQTTVEGLYRELERRIVASPPGLCPVDMALVFLKMCHAQTCGKCVPCRIGLGQLGRLLEQVLDGEASMDDIPLIEKTARTIMDTADCAIGYTAAEMVVKGISGFRDDYEEHIRHGKCLASLEQPVPCVALCPARVDIPGYIALVAEGRHADAVRLIRKDNPFPTACAFVCEHPCEARCRRNIVDTSVNIRGIKLAAVDNAGHVPAPECGESTGKRVAIIGGGPSGLSAAYYLQLMGHQTTVFEMHRHLGGMLYYGIPSYRLPRERLDEDINTILSTGVEVKLGTFVGDGEDQVTISDLREMYDAVYISIGAHTDKKVGLEGEDAEGVISAVEMLGTLADGGSMDFTGKRVVVIGGGNVAMDVTRSAIRLGAETVTVVYRRRQVDMTALPEEVRSAVAEGAQIMELHAPVRIDTDEHNKVSALVAQPKLIGLIGKDGRPKPSRSEKPEVSIPCDVVIVAIGQGIETDHFEERGIAIKHGVIAAESWSAVENAPGVFAGGDCVTGPATAIRAIAAGKVAAANIDSYLGYDHTISTDVEIPAPKTKDYFPCGRINVREREPAERKRDFEEVECSLTQEEIRQESARCLRCDHFGFGILKGGRETRW from the coding sequence TTGAGCAGACTGATGATTGCAACAAAAAGTACTGCACAGACAACAGTTGAGGGGCTTTACAGGGAGCTGGAACGGAGAATCGTAGCCAGCCCTCCCGGACTGTGTCCTGTGGATATGGCGCTGGTGTTTCTGAAGATGTGTCATGCGCAGACATGCGGAAAATGTGTTCCCTGCCGGATCGGACTGGGACAGCTTGGCAGGCTTCTGGAACAGGTACTGGATGGGGAGGCGAGTATGGATGATATTCCGCTGATCGAAAAGACGGCGCGTACCATCATGGATACGGCTGACTGTGCGATCGGATATACTGCCGCAGAGATGGTGGTGAAAGGGATTTCCGGATTCCGGGATGATTACGAGGAGCATATTCGCCATGGAAAATGTCTGGCATCATTGGAACAGCCGGTACCTTGTGTGGCATTGTGTCCGGCAAGGGTCGACATTCCTGGATATATCGCTCTTGTCGCTGAGGGAAGGCATGCGGATGCGGTACGCCTGATCAGAAAGGACAATCCGTTCCCTACAGCCTGTGCCTTCGTCTGTGAGCACCCCTGCGAGGCGAGATGCCGTAGAAATATAGTGGATACTTCTGTCAACATCAGAGGAATCAAACTTGCGGCGGTTGATAATGCGGGCCATGTGCCGGCACCGGAATGCGGTGAATCTACCGGCAAGCGGGTAGCGATCATCGGTGGAGGACCGAGCGGTCTGAGTGCGGCATATTATCTGCAGCTGATGGGACATCAGACGACCGTGTTTGAAATGCACAGACATCTGGGCGGAATGCTTTACTACGGAATACCGAGCTACCGCCTGCCAAGAGAACGGCTGGATGAGGATATCAATACCATCTTGTCTACCGGAGTTGAGGTGAAACTCGGGACATTTGTCGGCGACGGAGAGGATCAGGTGACTATCAGCGACCTGCGGGAGATGTATGACGCTGTATACATATCGATCGGGGCACATACCGATAAAAAGGTAGGGCTGGAAGGCGAGGATGCCGAAGGCGTGATCTCCGCCGTGGAAATGCTGGGAACGCTGGCTGACGGCGGCAGCATGGATTTTACCGGCAAACGTGTAGTTGTGATCGGGGGCGGAAACGTAGCAATGGATGTGACTCGTTCCGCGATCCGGCTGGGAGCAGAGACCGTTACCGTCGTCTACCGCCGGAGACAGGTAGATATGACGGCTCTTCCGGAGGAAGTGCGAAGCGCCGTCGCGGAAGGAGCACAGATCATGGAGCTGCATGCGCCAGTCCGCATTGACACGGATGAACATAATAAGGTGTCAGCCCTGGTCGCACAGCCGAAGCTGATCGGCCTGATTGGAAAAGACGGGCGTCCGAAACCGTCAAGGAGTGAAAAGCCGGAGGTCAGCATTCCATGCGATGTGGTTATTGTGGCGATTGGTCAGGGGATTGAGACCGATCATTTTGAAGAACGCGGGATTGCGATCAAGCACGGTGTCATTGCGGCGGAGAGCTGGAGTGCCGTTGAGAACGCGCCGGGTGTATTTGCGGGAGGAGACTGCGTGACTGGACCGGCAACGGCAATCCGGGCGATAGCGGCCGGTAAAGTGGCAGCTGCCAATATTGACTCTTATCTGGGCTATGACCATACCATTTCTACCGATGTTGAAATACCGGCGCCTAAGACGAAGGATTATTTCCCGTGCGGCAGAATCAATGTCAGGGAAAGGGAGCCGGCGGAAAGGAAACGTGATTTTGAGGAAGTGGAGTGCAGTCTGACACAGGAGGAGATCCGCCAGGAATCAGCGAGATGTCTGCGTTGCGATCACTTTGGATTCGGCATTCTGAAAGGGGGCAGGGAGACCAGATGGTAA
- a CDS encoding Gfo/Idh/MocA family oxidoreductase — translation MEKLTFGMIGGGKGSFIADLHLKGALFDNMGTLAAGCFSRNYQKSLDFGSSMGIQEDRIYTTYQEMAEEEGRREDKIDFVIIAAPNNVHYECAKAFLENGIHVVCDKPLTHYSWEAEELKRIAEGKDLLFGVTYVYSMYPGPRFMREMISQGKIGRIRLVNAEYLTDNLAVSNDELGGNMAWRIDPKVAGRSTCVGDIGVHAQQLIASVSGLEMKEVWADMNIIGEDRVLDTNANVMVRYKGGAKGHIWCSNVVVGNNNNLNIAVYGEKGCLRWFQEDPDVVIFGELGGKETRYRMGTSFRSIGSSDIYRLPAGVGEGYYEAFANVYREFMTALLRKKHGEAYDISYPDICHGIESIKFVEACLKSNESSQWVKMD, via the coding sequence ATGGAAAAACTGACATTTGGAATGATCGGAGGAGGAAAGGGCTCTTTTATCGCAGACCTGCATCTGAAGGGGGCACTCTTTGACAATATGGGAACACTGGCCGCCGGCTGTTTCTCAAGAAATTATCAGAAATCGCTGGATTTCGGTTCATCGATGGGGATTCAGGAAGACAGGATCTATACGACATACCAGGAGATGGCGGAGGAAGAGGGAAGACGGGAAGATAAGATTGATTTTGTGATTATTGCAGCACCGAATAATGTTCATTATGAGTGCGCAAAAGCTTTTCTGGAGAACGGGATCCATGTTGTCTGTGACAAGCCGCTGACACATTATTCCTGGGAAGCAGAAGAGCTAAAGCGGATTGCAGAAGGGAAAGATCTGCTCTTCGGAGTGACTTATGTATACAGCATGTATCCGGGACCGCGTTTTATGCGGGAGATGATCTCGCAGGGGAAGATCGGCAGGATCCGTCTTGTCAATGCCGAGTACCTGACAGACAATCTGGCTGTCAGCAATGATGAGCTGGGGGGAAACATGGCATGGAGAATCGACCCGAAAGTTGCCGGAAGATCGACCTGCGTCGGTGATATCGGGGTACATGCACAGCAGCTGATTGCTTCCGTATCCGGTCTGGAGATGAAAGAAGTCTGGGCGGATATGAATATTATCGGAGAAGACAGGGTGCTGGACACGAATGCAAACGTTATGGTCCGTTACAAAGGAGGAGCCAAAGGACATATCTGGTGCTCCAATGTAGTGGTTGGAAACAATAACAACCTGAACATCGCTGTTTATGGTGAAAAGGGCTGTCTTCGCTGGTTTCAGGAAGATCCGGATGTTGTGATCTTCGGTGAACTGGGAGGAAAAGAAACAAGATACCGGATGGGAACCAGTTTCCGCAGCATTGGATCCAGTGATATTTATCGTCTTCCTGCAGGGGTCGGGGAGGGTTATTATGAAGCATTTGCCAATGTATACCGGGAATTTATGACGGCCCTGCTGAGAAAGAAACATGGGGAAGCCTATGACATCAGCTATCCCGATATCTGTCACGGGATCGAGAGTATTAAGTTTGTGGAGGCATGCCTTAAGTCCAATGAAAGCAGTCAGTGGGTAAAAATGGATTAA
- a CDS encoding metal-sensing transcriptional repressor produces the protein MLPEQECCSCKKKERSEQEHKDLISRLNRIEGQVRGVKNMVEEDRYCIDILTQVSAIQSALNSFNRLLLSSHIKTCVVEDIRSGSDDVVDELCAAIQKLMK, from the coding sequence ATGTTGCCAGAACAAGAATGCTGCAGCTGCAAAAAGAAAGAACGCAGTGAGCAGGAGCATAAGGACCTGATCTCGCGCCTGAACCGTATTGAAGGCCAGGTGCGCGGTGTGAAAAATATGGTAGAGGAGGACCGGTACTGTATCGATATTCTGACGCAGGTATCGGCGATACAGTCAGCGCTGAACAGTTTCAACAGACTGCTGTTATCCAGCCACATCAAGACGTGTGTGGTGGAGGATATCCGCAGCGGCAGCGATGATGTGGTAGATGAATTATGTGCAGCAATACAAAAATTAATGAAATAA
- a CDS encoding aldo/keto reductase: MKRISILLLGLVLLFALAACGSSQGAVPGRNTEVQSAEPDSVKTASEQEKATSDAETNQGNQNETESVPVFNFETKTVRLNSGYDMPIAGLGTYALSDETCINSVDALLESGGRLIDTASFYGTEKSVGEAVRNSGVPREEIFVTTKLYPNQFSDPEEAIEESLETLDIEYIDLLLLHHPGAGDVEAYKAMEQAVRDGKIRSIGLSNWYIDELEEFLPQVTIPPAVVQNEIHPYYQEKEVIPYIQNLGIVVNGYSPFGGRGHTGELFADEVVSGIAAAHDVTSAQVILRWNLQRGVIVIPGSGNPDHIKENQDIFGFELTEEEMEQIATLDRGEKHEWY; encoded by the coding sequence ATGAAAAGAATATCAATTCTACTTCTCGGCTTGGTGCTTCTATTTGCTTTGGCTGCCTGCGGCAGCAGTCAGGGAGCGGTTCCTGGCCGGAATACAGAGGTACAGTCTGCGGAGCCAGATTCAGTCAAGACAGCCTCTGAACAGGAAAAAGCGACATCTGATGCGGAAACGAATCAAGGGAATCAAAACGAGACCGAATCTGTGCCTGTTTTCAATTTTGAAACAAAAACGGTGCGCCTAAACAGCGGCTATGATATGCCGATTGCAGGACTTGGTACATACGCCCTGTCCGATGAAACCTGTATCAATTCCGTGGACGCCTTGTTGGAGAGCGGCGGCCGATTGATTGATACCGCCTCTTTCTATGGAACGGAAAAAAGCGTGGGAGAGGCTGTACGAAACAGTGGTGTGCCGAGAGAAGAAATCTTTGTTACAACCAAACTTTATCCAAATCAGTTTTCTGATCCGGAGGAAGCCATTGAGGAGTCTCTTGAGACGCTGGATATTGAGTACATCGACCTGCTGCTCCTGCATCATCCGGGGGCTGGTGATGTGGAGGCTTACAAGGCAATGGAACAGGCGGTTCGTGACGGGAAAATCCGCTCCATAGGGCTGTCTAACTGGTACATTGATGAACTGGAAGAATTTCTGCCACAGGTCACGATTCCCCCTGCGGTCGTCCAGAATGAGATTCATCCGTACTATCAGGAAAAAGAGGTGATTCCCTATATTCAAAATCTGGGGATTGTAGTAAACGGCTATTCTCCCTTTGGCGGCAGGGGGCATACGGGTGAATTGTTTGCTGACGAAGTGGTTTCCGGCATAGCCGCCGCACATGATGTAACATCTGCGCAGGTAATCCTCCGCTGGAACCTACAGCGGGGCGTGATTGTCATCCCCGGTTCCGGTAATCCCGACCATATCAAAGAGAATCAGGACATCTTCGGATTTGAATTGACGGAAGAAGAAATGGAACAGATTGCAACATTAGACAGGGGGGAAAAGCATGAGTGGTATTGA
- a CDS encoding sugar O-acetyltransferase — MTEQQKAEAGLLYDANNDEEILAKRIRCKDLCFQYNQTLPSEAEKGRQIMSQILGRISGNYMILAPFWCDMGENIGIGENFYANHNCVILDGAKVTFGDNVFIAPNCCFTTASHALDVEQRNRGLEIAWPITVGDNVWFGAGVTVLPGVTIGQGSIIGAGSVVNKDIPPGVIAVGNPCRVLRKIMPEDALRYRQTRTGGII; from the coding sequence ATGACAGAACAGCAAAAAGCGGAAGCAGGTCTTTTATACGATGCCAATAACGACGAAGAAATACTTGCGAAGAGGATCAGGTGTAAGGATCTCTGCTTTCAATATAATCAGACGTTGCCATCCGAGGCAGAAAAAGGACGTCAGATCATGTCACAGATACTGGGCAGGATTTCCGGGAACTATATGATCCTGGCTCCGTTCTGGTGTGACATGGGAGAAAACATCGGGATTGGTGAGAACTTTTATGCCAATCACAACTGTGTGATTCTGGACGGGGCGAAAGTGACGTTTGGGGACAATGTGTTTATCGCACCGAACTGCTGTTTTACCACTGCGAGCCATGCACTGGATGTGGAGCAGAGAAACCGCGGACTGGAAATTGCGTGGCCCATCACGGTCGGAGATAATGTCTGGTTTGGAGCAGGTGTCACCGTGCTTCCCGGGGTAACAATCGGACAAGGTTCCATAATCGGTGCGGGAAGTGTGGTAAATAAGGATATTCCCCCGGGAGTCATTGCGGTCGGAAATCCCTGCAGAGTGCTTAGAAAAATCATGCCGGAGGATGCACTCAGATACCGGCAGACCAGAACAGGAGGAATTATATGA
- a CDS encoding NADPH-dependent oxidoreductase has product MNKVMDTLLSHRSIRVYADKAVEGEILDQIMKAVQAAPNWVNLQHVSVVAVKDKERREKMSELCGGQKHIAQAPVFLVFCADFYRTWLACQAKGQTLDETVSQVDNLIVGANEVGIALGTAVATAESFGLGTVPIGDIRLHGLEVIQELNLPKYVLPLLGLCIGYPAENPGIKPRLPREAVYFEEQYNQDLGPLLAQYDGIYSHYLKERPWNSRVGNWTQLAADFYQLPYNHYPEVPEMLHRQGFFSGNQVQVPTNNEKERRRD; this is encoded by the coding sequence ATGAATAAAGTGATGGACACGTTACTTTCCCATCGTTCTATCCGTGTCTATGCGGACAAGGCGGTTGAGGGAGAAATCTTAGACCAGATTATGAAAGCAGTGCAGGCTGCGCCCAATTGGGTCAACTTGCAGCACGTTTCTGTCGTTGCAGTAAAAGACAAAGAGCGCAGGGAGAAGATGTCCGAACTTTGCGGCGGGCAAAAGCACATCGCACAGGCTCCGGTTTTTCTGGTATTCTGTGCAGACTTTTACCGGACATGGCTGGCTTGTCAGGCAAAGGGACAGACCCTTGATGAAACGGTCAGTCAGGTTGATAACCTGATTGTAGGAGCAAACGAGGTCGGAATCGCCCTCGGAACCGCCGTGGCCACTGCGGAATCCTTTGGTCTGGGAACAGTGCCGATTGGAGACATTCGGCTTCATGGTTTGGAAGTAATTCAAGAATTGAACCTTCCTAAATATGTGCTTCCACTGCTTGGTCTTTGCATAGGCTATCCTGCGGAAAATCCCGGTATCAAGCCACGCTTACCAAGAGAAGCGGTTTATTTTGAAGAACAGTACAATCAGGATTTGGGGCCACTGCTTGCACAGTATGATGGGATTTATTCCCATTATCTGAAGGAGCGTCCGTGGAACAGCAGGGTTGGAAACTGGACACAGCTTGCAGCCGATTTTTACCAGCTTCCATACAACCATTATCCGGAGGTTCCAGAAATGCTGCACAGGCAGGGATTTTTCAGCGGTAATCAGGTACAGGTTCCGACAAATAATGAAAAAGAAAGGAGGAGAGATTGA
- a CDS encoding heavy-metal-associated domain-containing protein produces the protein MMRVLKAEDMHCEKCVERITKSMTAAGLDFKVSLADKTVTIDGCDSCVAKAKEILDDLGFDAEEITE, from the coding sequence ATGATGAGAGTATTAAAAGCAGAAGACATGCACTGTGAGAAATGCGTGGAGAGAATCACTAAATCCATGACCGCGGCAGGATTGGACTTCAAAGTATCCCTGGCGGATAAGACGGTAACAATCGATGGATGCGACAGCTGTGTGGCAAAGGCGAAAGAGATCCTGGATGATCTCGGATTTGACGCGGAAGAGATAACAGAATAA
- a CDS encoding heavy metal translocating P-type ATPase — MKQEIYEISGMTCASCSSAVERVTRKLEGVKESNVNLATNRMTIVYDEALVKPEDIMERVERAGFGASLEHRKEKEELKKEKEEAAESLHAIRRRLITAIVLAVPLLYISMGHMIPVELPLPRFLHMHTHPLNFAVAQLLLTTVILICGRKFYIVGFKTLFRGHPNMDSLVAIGTGSAYLYSIVMTVSIPSNHSAVENLYYESAAVVVTLVMLGKYLESRSKGKTSEAIEKLMALAPDVAVVIRDGKEEEVPVETVQKGETILVKPGSKVPLDGEIIQGMTSVDESMLTGESIPVEKAKGDEVIGGSMNYQGSIQIRVTHTGSDTTLARIIKLMEDAQGKKAPISKLADTVAGYFVPAVLAIAVIAAIAWALTGHSVTFVLTVFVSVLVIACPCALGLATPTAIMVGTGKGASYGILVKSGEALEMMHKVDAVVLDKTGTITKGKPQVVEIITKDMEEDEMLTIAASCEQASEHPLALAIAEEGKKRNLNLTRPEYFESLTGRGLKAELGGKTVYIGNARMAEELQITLGELKEKADDIADKGQTPMYVIAEDRLCGIISVADTMKESSPKAVSDLRGIGLTVYMLTGDNRRTAEYIGKQAGVSEVIAEVLPQDKVSVVEGLQKQGKRVMMVGDGINDAPVLAQADVGAAIGSGSDIAMESSDIVLMKSDLEDVYRAIKLSRATIRNIKENLFWAFIFNSLGIPVAAGVLYAFGGPLLNPIFAGLAMSFSSVFVVTNALRLKRLKL; from the coding sequence ATGAAGCAAGAGATATATGAAATTTCAGGGATGACATGTGCTTCCTGCAGCAGTGCGGTGGAACGTGTCACGCGAAAACTGGAAGGCGTGAAGGAGAGCAATGTAAATCTGGCGACGAACCGTATGACCATCGTCTATGATGAGGCTCTGGTGAAACCCGAGGATATCATGGAACGCGTGGAACGGGCTGGTTTTGGAGCCAGCCTTGAACACAGGAAAGAAAAAGAGGAACTGAAAAAAGAAAAAGAGGAGGCGGCAGAGAGTCTGCATGCGATCAGGAGACGGCTGATAACGGCAATCGTACTGGCGGTTCCGCTGCTGTACATTTCCATGGGACATATGATCCCGGTAGAACTGCCGCTTCCCCGGTTTCTGCATATGCATACGCATCCGCTTAATTTTGCAGTGGCACAGCTGCTGCTGACGACTGTTATCCTGATCTGCGGACGAAAGTTTTACATCGTAGGATTCAAGACGCTGTTCAGAGGACATCCGAATATGGATTCTCTTGTGGCGATCGGAACCGGAAGTGCATATCTGTACAGCATCGTCATGACGGTTTCCATCCCATCCAATCACAGTGCGGTGGAAAATCTCTACTATGAATCGGCGGCGGTTGTGGTCACACTGGTGATGCTGGGTAAGTACCTGGAGAGCAGGAGCAAGGGCAAGACTTCGGAGGCAATCGAAAAGCTGATGGCACTTGCGCCGGATGTGGCAGTCGTGATAAGAGACGGGAAAGAAGAAGAGGTTCCCGTGGAGACAGTACAAAAGGGAGAGACGATTCTTGTAAAGCCGGGCAGCAAGGTGCCGCTTGACGGGGAGATTATACAGGGGATGACGAGTGTTGATGAGTCGATGCTGACCGGGGAGAGCATTCCGGTGGAAAAAGCAAAGGGCGATGAGGTGATCGGGGGAAGCATGAATTACCAGGGAAGTATCCAGATCCGTGTGACACATACCGGGAGTGACACGACCCTGGCGAGGATCATCAAACTGATGGAAGACGCACAGGGGAAAAAGGCACCGATCTCCAAGCTGGCTGACACCGTTGCGGGGTACTTTGTGCCGGCAGTGCTGGCGATTGCGGTGATCGCCGCGATTGCATGGGCGTTGACGGGACACTCCGTTACGTTTGTGCTGACCGTATTTGTATCCGTGCTGGTGATCGCCTGCCCGTGTGCATTAGGCCTTGCGACACCGACAGCGATCATGGTGGGAACCGGAAAAGGTGCCAGTTATGGAATTCTGGTGAAAAGCGGTGAGGCACTTGAGATGATGCATAAGGTGGATGCCGTTGTGCTGGATAAGACCGGGACAATCACAAAGGGGAAACCACAGGTGGTCGAAATCATCACGAAAGATATGGAGGAGGATGAAATGCTTACGATCGCCGCCTCCTGTGAACAGGCGTCTGAACATCCGCTGGCACTGGCGATCGCAGAGGAAGGGAAAAAGCGGAATCTGAATCTGACGCGCCCGGAATATTTTGAAAGCCTGACAGGAAGAGGACTGAAGGCAGAACTCGGAGGTAAGACCGTATATATCGGCAATGCCAGAATGGCGGAGGAACTTCAGATAACGCTGGGTGAACTGAAAGAAAAGGCAGACGACATTGCAGATAAAGGGCAGACACCGATGTATGTGATCGCAGAAGACCGGCTGTGCGGCATCATCAGTGTTGCAGATACCATGAAGGAGAGCAGCCCGAAGGCAGTTTCAGACCTGAGAGGCATCGGACTCACTGTGTATATGCTGACGGGAGATAACAGGCGGACGGCGGAATATATCGGAAAACAGGCGGGAGTCAGTGAAGTCATCGCTGAAGTTCTGCCGCAGGATAAAGTTTCTGTCGTGGAGGGACTGCAAAAACAGGGAAAACGTGTTATGATGGTAGGAGATGGAATTAACGACGCGCCGGTTCTTGCGCAGGCAGATGTTGGGGCAGCGATCGGAAGCGGAAGTGATATTGCCATGGAATCCAGTGACATCGTGCTGATGAAATCGGACCTTGAGGATGTGTACCGCGCAATCAAACTGAGTCGTGCGACGATCCGCAACATTAAGGAGAATCTGTTCTGGGCGTTTATCTTTAACAGCCTTGGAATTCCGGTGGCCGCAGGGGTATTATATGCATTCGGGGGACCTCTTCTGAATCCTATTTTTGCGGGGCTTGCGATGTCCTTCAGTTCCGTGTTTGTTGTAACCAACGCATTGCGGCTGAAACGGCTGAAATTGTAA
- a CDS encoding class I SAM-dependent methyltransferase, with amino-acid sequence MIKNNSIDHGKEFDWGRASSDYAKYRDIYPPKLYQKLLDMDLCTEGQNVLDLGTGTGVLPRNLYPYGASFTGTDISENQIEQAKNMAEQAGMDIDFFCMPAEASEFPDQSFDVITACQCFFYFNHTRLAPKLHGLLKKDGRFALIYMAWLPFEDVIAGKSEELVLKYNPEWTGCKETRHPIEIPDIYPRYFERESEEIFDVKVPFTRESWNGRMKACRGIGASLSEEKTEQFDTEHMALLEHIAPQEFSVLHYTAISVLRAKQAGWRA; translated from the coding sequence ATGATAAAAAATAACAGTATCGATCATGGAAAAGAATTTGACTGGGGGCGTGCCTCATCGGATTATGCAAAGTACCGCGATATCTATCCGCCCAAATTGTATCAGAAGCTTCTGGATATGGATCTGTGTACAGAGGGGCAGAATGTTCTGGATCTCGGGACGGGGACGGGCGTTCTGCCGCGAAATCTGTATCCATACGGTGCGTCATTTACCGGTACGGATATCTCAGAAAATCAGATTGAGCAGGCGAAGAATATGGCAGAACAGGCGGGAATGGATATTGATTTTTTCTGTATGCCTGCCGAAGCCAGTGAGTTTCCGGATCAGTCGTTTGATGTGATCACCGCGTGCCAGTGCTTTTTCTATTTTAATCATACAAGGCTTGCGCCGAAGCTGCACGGGTTGCTGAAAAAGGATGGCAGATTTGCCCTGATCTACATGGCATGGCTGCCATTCGAGGACGTGATCGCGGGAAAAAGTGAAGAACTGGTCCTGAAATATAACCCCGAGTGGACCGGCTGTAAAGAGACGAGACATCCGATCGAGATACCGGACATTTATCCCAGGTATTTTGAGCGGGAGAGCGAGGAGATCTTTGATGTAAAGGTGCCGTTTACAAGGGAGAGCTGGAATGGACGTATGAAAGCCTGCCGTGGGATAGGAGCCTCACTGTCGGAAGAAAAGACTGAGCAGTTTGACACGGAACATATGGCTTTGCTGGAACATATCGCACCGCAAGAATTTTCGGTTTTGCATTACACAGCGATCAGCGTGCTGAGAGCCAAACAGGCAGGATGGAGAGCATGA